One Hevea brasiliensis isolate MT/VB/25A 57/8 chromosome 5, ASM3005281v1, whole genome shotgun sequence genomic region harbors:
- the LOC110657038 gene encoding aspartate aminotransferase, mitochondrial isoform X1, whose protein sequence is MWRHQLMTTSRCFSTSIRALHWWDHVCPAPKDPITSVTEAFLADTSPVKINLGVGAYRDDEGKPVILQCLRDAEAKIAGCDFLESISSAVSSKLVEESVKLVYGKDSDVIKEGRYAGVQALSGTGACRLFAEFQKRFHPESQIYLPNPTWSNHHNIWRDAQVQQNTFSYYHPDLKGLNFTALMDDVKNAPDGSFFLLHPCAHNPTGVDPTEEQWREISHQFKVKNHFPFFDMAYQGFASGDLDRDALSIRIFLEDGHLLGCAQSFAKNMGLYGHRVGCLSVLCNDMKQAVAIKSQLQKIARAMYSSPPVHGTSLVSTVLSDPDIKALWVKEVKGMANRIQTMRTNLQESLWQLGSSLNWQHITNQVGMFCFSGLTPKQVDWLAREFHIYMTHDGRMSMAGVTTGNVNYLANAINEVTKYGVHTAQHLGTNLSSMSVFVHHS, encoded by the exons ATGTGGAGACACCAGTTGATGACAACATCCAGATGCTTCTCAACCTCGATCAGAGCCCTTCATTGGTGGGATCACGTCTGCCCTGCTCCTAAGGACCCCATCACTAGTGTCACGGAGGCTTTTCTTGCTGACACTAGCCCCGTCAAGATCAATCTTGGAGTG GGAGCTTATAGGGACGATGAGGGTAAACCTGTTATCCTTCAGTGCCTTCGAGATGCTGAAGCAAAGATTGCGGGTTGTGACTTCTT GGAGTCTATTTCATCAGCTGTGAGTTCAAAATTGGTCGAGGAGAGTGTCAAATTGGTTTACGGTAAGGATTCAGATGTTATAAAAGAAGGAAGGTATGCTGGTGTTCAAGCACTCTCAGGAACTGGTGCATGCCGCCTCTTTGCTGAGTTCCAGAAGCGTTTCCATCCTGAATCTCAAATATATTTGCCCAATCCTACTTGGTCCAA CCACCATAACATATGGAGagatgctcaagttcaacagaaTACCTTTAGCTACTACCATCCTGATTTGAAAGGTTTAAATTTTACCGCTCTCATGGATGATGTAAAG AATGCCCCAGATGGTTCCTTTTTCCTGCTCCACCCCTGTGCTCACAATCCCACTGGTGTTGATCCTACTGAGGAACAGTGGAGAGAAATCTCACATCAGTTCAAG GTGAAGAATCATTTTCCCTTCTTCGACATGGCTTACCAAGGGTTTGCAAGCGGGGACCTTGACAGGGATGCTTTATCCATTCGTATTTTTCTTGAAGATGGGCATTTGTTAGGCTGTGCTCAGTCCTTTGCAAAGAACATGGGATTATATGGACACCGAGTTGGTTGTCTTAG TGTTCTTTGCAATGATATGAAGCAAGCAGTTGCAATCAAAAGCCAATTGCAGAAGATTGCTAGGGCAATGTATAGTAGCCCTCCTGTTCATGGTACATCACTAGTCTCTACTGTCCTGAGTGATCCAGATATAAAGGCACTTTGGGTCAAGGAGGTGAAG GGCATGGCAAATCGCATTCAAACAATGCGTACTAATCTGCAGGAAAGCCTTTGGCAATTGGGTTCTTCTCTCAATTGGCAACATATAACAAACCAG GTTGGGATGTTTTGTTTCTCTGGCTTAACCCCCAAACAGGTTGATTGGCTAGCAAGGGAATTCCACATTTATATGACTCATGATGGACGAATGAG TATGGCCGGTGTTACTACAGGCAATGTAAATTACTTagcaaatgcaataaatgaagtCACGAAATATG GAGTACATACAGCACAGCATCTTGGAACAAATTTATCATCCATGTCTGTTTTTGTACATCACAGTTAA
- the LOC110657038 gene encoding aspartate aminotransferase, mitochondrial isoform X2, with amino-acid sequence MWRHQLMTTSRCFSTSIRALHWWDHVCPAPKDPITSVTEAFLADTSPVKINLGVGAYRDDEGKPVILQCLRDAEAKIAGCDFLESISSAVSSKLVEESVKLVYGKDSDVIKEGRYAGVQALSGTGACRLFAEFQKRFHPESQIYLPNPTWSNHHNIWRDAQVQQNTFSYYHPDLKGLNFTALMDDVKNAPDGSFFLLHPCAHNPTGVDPTEEQWREISHQFKVKNHFPFFDMAYQGFASGDLDRDALSIRIFLEDGHLLGCAQSFAKNMGLYGHRVGCLSVLCNDMKQAVAIKSQLQKIARAMYSSPPVHGTSLVSTVLSDPDIKALWVKEVKESLWQLGSSLNWQHITNQVGMFCFSGLTPKQVDWLAREFHIYMTHDGRMSMAGVTTGNVNYLANAINEVTKYGVHTAQHLGTNLSSMSVFVHHS; translated from the exons ATGTGGAGACACCAGTTGATGACAACATCCAGATGCTTCTCAACCTCGATCAGAGCCCTTCATTGGTGGGATCACGTCTGCCCTGCTCCTAAGGACCCCATCACTAGTGTCACGGAGGCTTTTCTTGCTGACACTAGCCCCGTCAAGATCAATCTTGGAGTG GGAGCTTATAGGGACGATGAGGGTAAACCTGTTATCCTTCAGTGCCTTCGAGATGCTGAAGCAAAGATTGCGGGTTGTGACTTCTT GGAGTCTATTTCATCAGCTGTGAGTTCAAAATTGGTCGAGGAGAGTGTCAAATTGGTTTACGGTAAGGATTCAGATGTTATAAAAGAAGGAAGGTATGCTGGTGTTCAAGCACTCTCAGGAACTGGTGCATGCCGCCTCTTTGCTGAGTTCCAGAAGCGTTTCCATCCTGAATCTCAAATATATTTGCCCAATCCTACTTGGTCCAA CCACCATAACATATGGAGagatgctcaagttcaacagaaTACCTTTAGCTACTACCATCCTGATTTGAAAGGTTTAAATTTTACCGCTCTCATGGATGATGTAAAG AATGCCCCAGATGGTTCCTTTTTCCTGCTCCACCCCTGTGCTCACAATCCCACTGGTGTTGATCCTACTGAGGAACAGTGGAGAGAAATCTCACATCAGTTCAAG GTGAAGAATCATTTTCCCTTCTTCGACATGGCTTACCAAGGGTTTGCAAGCGGGGACCTTGACAGGGATGCTTTATCCATTCGTATTTTTCTTGAAGATGGGCATTTGTTAGGCTGTGCTCAGTCCTTTGCAAAGAACATGGGATTATATGGACACCGAGTTGGTTGTCTTAG TGTTCTTTGCAATGATATGAAGCAAGCAGTTGCAATCAAAAGCCAATTGCAGAAGATTGCTAGGGCAATGTATAGTAGCCCTCCTGTTCATGGTACATCACTAGTCTCTACTGTCCTGAGTGATCCAGATATAAAGGCACTTTGGGTCAAGGAGGTGAAG GAAAGCCTTTGGCAATTGGGTTCTTCTCTCAATTGGCAACATATAACAAACCAG GTTGGGATGTTTTGTTTCTCTGGCTTAACCCCCAAACAGGTTGATTGGCTAGCAAGGGAATTCCACATTTATATGACTCATGATGGACGAATGAG TATGGCCGGTGTTACTACAGGCAATGTAAATTACTTagcaaatgcaataaatgaagtCACGAAATATG GAGTACATACAGCACAGCATCTTGGAACAAATTTATCATCCATGTCTGTTTTTGTACATCACAGTTAA
- the LOC110657038 gene encoding aspartate aminotransferase, mitochondrial isoform X3: MRVNLLSFSAFEMLKQRLRVVTSSRGIGRESISSAVSSKLVEESVKLVYGKDSDVIKEGRYAGVQALSGTGACRLFAEFQKRFHPESQIYLPNPTWSNHHNIWRDAQVQQNTFSYYHPDLKGLNFTALMDDVKNAPDGSFFLLHPCAHNPTGVDPTEEQWREISHQFKVKNHFPFFDMAYQGFASGDLDRDALSIRIFLEDGHLLGCAQSFAKNMGLYGHRVGCLSVLCNDMKQAVAIKSQLQKIARAMYSSPPVHGTSLVSTVLSDPDIKALWVKEVKGMANRIQTMRTNLQESLWQLGSSLNWQHITNQVGMFCFSGLTPKQVDWLAREFHIYMTHDGRMSMAGVTTGNVNYLANAINEVTKYGVHTAQHLGTNLSSMSVFVHHS, from the exons ATGAGGGTAAACCTGTTATCCTTCAGTGCCTTCGAGATGCTGAAGCAAAGATTGCGGGTTGTGACTTCTT caAGGGGCATTGGCAGGGAGTCTATTTCATCAGCTGTGAGTTCAAAATTGGTCGAGGAGAGTGTCAAATTGGTTTACGGTAAGGATTCAGATGTTATAAAAGAAGGAAGGTATGCTGGTGTTCAAGCACTCTCAGGAACTGGTGCATGCCGCCTCTTTGCTGAGTTCCAGAAGCGTTTCCATCCTGAATCTCAAATATATTTGCCCAATCCTACTTGGTCCAA CCACCATAACATATGGAGagatgctcaagttcaacagaaTACCTTTAGCTACTACCATCCTGATTTGAAAGGTTTAAATTTTACCGCTCTCATGGATGATGTAAAG AATGCCCCAGATGGTTCCTTTTTCCTGCTCCACCCCTGTGCTCACAATCCCACTGGTGTTGATCCTACTGAGGAACAGTGGAGAGAAATCTCACATCAGTTCAAG GTGAAGAATCATTTTCCCTTCTTCGACATGGCTTACCAAGGGTTTGCAAGCGGGGACCTTGACAGGGATGCTTTATCCATTCGTATTTTTCTTGAAGATGGGCATTTGTTAGGCTGTGCTCAGTCCTTTGCAAAGAACATGGGATTATATGGACACCGAGTTGGTTGTCTTAG TGTTCTTTGCAATGATATGAAGCAAGCAGTTGCAATCAAAAGCCAATTGCAGAAGATTGCTAGGGCAATGTATAGTAGCCCTCCTGTTCATGGTACATCACTAGTCTCTACTGTCCTGAGTGATCCAGATATAAAGGCACTTTGGGTCAAGGAGGTGAAG GGCATGGCAAATCGCATTCAAACAATGCGTACTAATCTGCAGGAAAGCCTTTGGCAATTGGGTTCTTCTCTCAATTGGCAACATATAACAAACCAG GTTGGGATGTTTTGTTTCTCTGGCTTAACCCCCAAACAGGTTGATTGGCTAGCAAGGGAATTCCACATTTATATGACTCATGATGGACGAATGAG TATGGCCGGTGTTACTACAGGCAATGTAAATTACTTagcaaatgcaataaatgaagtCACGAAATATG GAGTACATACAGCACAGCATCTTGGAACAAATTTATCATCCATGTCTGTTTTTGTACATCACAGTTAA
- the LOC110657031 gene encoding WEB family protein At2g38370-like encodes MNLEISKSGSESGPGSGRNDGGLRAEIDTSAPFQSVKEAVTRFGEVGYWKPSQHKLSETEHDEEEVGISKVEEQAALLEKDLIMKERETLDVLKQLETTKMMIEELKLKLQKQASEANVTLESSADDRNLTLALKEEKKDDFNRENLGYHNQNFVEGLSPCPSSAPGLILMELKQAKLNLSRTTNDLADIRGSVEFLNKKLENERISLEKTHGRFALNSSKISSLEEELNETKQKLQLVKNDEINCGFENSLDIIRELHQLNSEADQFKKMGDAAQSEVLKTISEIEQTKSRIKTAEIRLVAVRKMKQAARAAEAVALAEIKAMSSHENSLEDSSQKAEGVTLTFEEYSALTCLAQKAEELSKAKVMATMHQVDDANVSSIQILKRVEEATEEVKTSKRALEEVLNRVEAANRGKQDKERSEHGQKRHSVWNSTKFKNSYPSHHWRDSHLLDVNGLNPLSDGSTPVLKPTLSIGQILRRKLLLPEEFETGMMAEKGTMKRKMSLGQMLSKPNGAVPTTCKVEKENCHKQFSGKRKKFGFARFSLLLTNQSKKKRSQLQT; translated from the exons atgaacttggagattaGCAAATCTGGCTCTGAGAGTGGACCGGGTTCCGGCAGGAATGACGGCGGTTTGAGAGCGGAGATTGATACTTCTGCGCCGTTTCAGTCTGTCAAGGAGGCAGTGACTCGATTCGGTGAAGTCGGTTACTGGAAACCATCTCAACATAAGCTCTCTGAAACTGAG CATGACGAGGAAGAGGTTGGCATTTCAAAAGTAGAGGAACAAGCAGCACTGTTGGAAAAAGATCTGATCATGAAAGAAAGAGAAACACTAGATGTTTTAAAACAGTTGGAAACAACAAAAATGATGATTGAAGAACTAAAACTAAAGTTACAGAAACAGGCATCTGAAGCCAATGTGACCTTGGAGTCAAGTGCAGATGATAGAAATTTGACTCTTGCTTTGAAGGAAGAAAAGAAGGATGACTTTAATCGTGAGAATCTTGGATATCATAATCAGAATTTCGTGGAAGGTTTGAGCCCCTGCCCCTCTTCAGCTCCTGGTTTAATTTTAATGGAACTGAAGCAGGCTAAGTTGAATCTTTCTAGGACTACTAATGATCTTGCTGACATTCGAGGTTCTGTTGAATTTTTAAATAAGAAATTAGAGAATGAAAGAATTTCACTTGAAAAAACCCATGGGAGGTTTGCCCtgaactcctcaaagatatcgtCTCTTGAGGAAGAGCTAAACGAAACAAAACAAAAACTTCAACTGGTGAAAAATGATGAAATTAATTGTGGTTTTGAGAACTCTTTGGATATAATAAGGGAACTCCACCAGCTGAATTCTGAGGCAGACCAGTTCAAAAAAATGGGGGATGCTGCACAATCTGAAGTTTTGAAAACAATATCTGAGATTGAACAAACAAAAAGTAGGATAAAAACAGCCGAGATCAGGTTGGTTGCTGTCAGAAAAATGAAGCAAGCAGCAAGAGCAGCAGAAGCTGTTGCGCTTGCAGAGATCAAGGCTATGTCAAGCCATGAGAACTCATTGGAAGATTCCTCACAGAAGGCTGAAGGAGTAACTCTTACATTCGAAGAGTATTCAGCCTTAACCTGCCTAGCTCAAAAAGCTGAGGAACTATCCAAGGCTAAGGTAATGGCCACCATGCATCAAGTTGATGATGCAAATGTTTCAAGTATTCAAATCTTGAAGAGGGTAGAGGAAGCTACAGAAGAAGTCAAAACCAGTAAGAGGGCCTTGGAAGAAGTCCTGAACAGAGTAGAGGCTGCAAATAGGGGAAAGCAGGACAAGGAGAGATCTGAGCATGGGCAAAAAAGACATTCGGTTTGGAACTCTACCAAGTTTAAGAATTCATACCCATCTCACCATTGGAGGGATTCTCATTTGCTTGATGTAAATGGACTAAACCCATTGAGTGATGGGTCAACACCTGTTTTGAAGCCAACCCTATCAATAGGCCAAATACTTAGAAGGAAGCTACTCTTGCCTGAAGAGTTTGAGACAGGGATGATGGCAGAAAAAGGCACCATGAAGAGAAAGATGTCACTGGGCCAAATGCTTAGTAAACCAAATGGTGCTGTACCCACTACTTGTAAGGTTGAGAAGGAAAACTGTCACAAGCAATtttctggaaagaggaagaagttTGGATTTGCTCGGTTCTCACTACTCTTGACAAACCAGAGCAAGAAAAAAAGAAGCCAACTCCAAACTTGA
- the LOC110657015 gene encoding uncharacterized protein LOC110657015, whose translation MAMRMGLLFLLVLGAGWACAARQMADTRLSYKSMVITDIAATQVKDHEQEREDQASNGITRNNQVCTLCEDFASQALDYLTENKTQTEIIDVLHVACSQVPSFKQQCITLVDYYAPLFFLEVSSVQAEEFCRKVNLCHEMVFISSKLQQDKCGICHRAVSEVLLKLKNPDTQLEIIEILLKGCDSMENYAAKCKKLVFEYGPIILVNAEQFLETRDICTMLHACDSSITGSGEAATVVKADS comes from the exons ATGGCCATGAGAATGGGGCTTTTATTCCTTCTTGTGTTGGGTGCTGGCTGGGCTTGTGCTGCTAGACAAATGGCAGACACTAGGCTTTCTTATAAAAGTATGGTGATCACTGATATAGCAG CTACACAAGTGAAAGACCATGAGCAAGAGAGGGAAGATCAAGCTTCTAATGGAATTACCAGGAATAATCAAGTTTGCACATTGTGTGAGGACTTTGCTTCCCAAGCACTTGATTACCTAACTGAAAACAAGACCCAGACCGAAATTATTGACGTTCTTCATGTAGCCTGTTCTCAAGTGCCTTCTTTCAAGCAACAG TGCATCACTTTGGTGGACTATTATGCTCCTCTCTTCTTTCTGGAGGTTTCCTCAGTTCAAGCTGAAGAATTCTGTCGAAAAGTCAATCTCTGTCATGAAATGGTGTTCATTTCCTCAAAACTCCAACAAGATAAATGTGGAATTTGCCATCGTGCTGTTTCAGAAGTATTACTCAAGTTGAAAAATCCCGACACACAG CTTGAGATAATTGAGATACTTCTAAAGGGATGTGATTCAATGGAGAACTATGCAGCAAAG TGCAAGAAGTTGGTTTTCGAGTATGGTCCTATTATCCTTGTCAATGCAGAACAGTTTCTGGAAACCAGAGACATATGTACTATGTTACATGCCTGTGATTCAAGTATAACCGGTAGTGGGGAAGCAGCAACCGTGGTAAAGGCTGATTCATAA
- the LOC110651551 gene encoding CBL-interacting protein kinase 2-like isoform X1, with product MENKAHVLMQKYEMGRLLGQGTFAKVHYARNLRTGTSVAIKIIDKEKVLKVGLMDQIKREISVMKLVRHPNIVELYEVMATKTKIYFVLEYIKGGELFNKVAKEKLKEDVARKYFEQLISAVDYCHSRGVSHRDLKPENLLLDEDGNLKVSDFGLSALAECKRQDGLLHTMCGTPAYVAPEVVKRKGYDGSKADIWSCGVILYVLLAGYLPFYDTNLMEMYRKIAKAEFISPSWFAPEVCELLSNILDPNPSTRISMAKIMENPWFHKDLEPQSLIVETDTKESAYLDYDAVFNVNESSCAVTESKQELGKPCNLNAFDIISYSAGFDLSGLFEEKEKKKELRFTSNKPASIIISKLEDIAKCLRLKIKKKDAGLLKFEGSKEGRKGALGIDAEIFEITPCFHLVEMKKSSGDTVEYQTVLKQEIRPALKDIIWTWEGEQQQQLLKQQEQQELQPSYLCALQAASPHTTN from the coding sequence ATGGAAAACAAAGCTCACGTGTTGATGCAGAAGTATGAGATGGGTAGATTGTTGGGCCAAGGAACCTTTGCCAAGGTCCATTATGCTAGGAATCTTCGAACTGGTACGAGTGTAGCCATCAAGATAATTGACAAAGAGAAGGTACTGAAGGTTGGATTGATGGATCAGATCAAACGAGAAATTTCAGTTATGAAACTGGTTAGACATCCAAATATTGTAGAACTTTATGAGGTAATGGCTACCAAAACCAAGATTTACTTTGTCCTGGAGTATATTAAAGGTGGTGAGCTCTTCAACAAAGTGGCCAAGGAGAAGCTGAAGGAGGATGTTGCAAGAAAATATTTTGAACAGTTGATCAGTGCAGTTGATTATTGCCACAGTAGAGGAGTCTCTCATCGTGATCTGAAACCAGAAAACCTACTCTTGGATGAGGATGGGAATCTTAAGGTTTCAGATTTTGGTTTAAGTGCCCTAGCTGAATGTAAGCGACAGGATGGGTTACTTCATACAATGTGTGGGACCCCTGCTTATGTTGCTCCGGAAGTGGTAAAAAGAAAAGGGTATGATGGATCCAAAGCTGATATTTGGTCATGTGGGGTGATTTTGTATGTTCTACTGGCTGGGTATCTGCCATTCTATGACACAAATCTCATGGAGATGTATAGGAAAATTGCGAAGGCAGAATTTATATCCCCCAGTTGGTTTGCACCTGAAGTATGCGAGCTTCTATCAAACATCCTGGATCCAAACCCTAGCACAAGGATATCCATGGCCAAAATAATGGAAAATCCTTGGTTTCATAAGGATTTGGAACCTCAATCCCTAATTGTGGAGACAGACACAAAAGAATCAGCTTATCTGGATTATGATGCTGTGTTTAATGTGAATGAGAGTAGCTGTGCTGTCACAGAGTCCAAGCAAGAATTAGGAAAACCTTGCAACTTGAATGCGTTTGATATCATCTCCTATTCTGCAGGCTTTGACTTGTCTGGCTTGTTtgaggaaaaagagaagaagaaagagTTGCGGTTTACTTCAAACAAGCCTGCTTCAATCATCATCTCAAAGCTAGAAGACATTGCTAAGTGTCTGAGGCTGAAAATAAAGAAGAAGGACGCAGGCTTGTTGAAATTTGAAGGTTCAAAGGAAGGCAGGAAAGGAGCTTTGGGCATAGATGCAGAAATCTTTGAGATCACTCCTTGTTTTCATTTGGTGGAAATGAAAAAGTCCAGTGGAGATACGGTGGAGTATCAGACGGTATTGAAACAAGAGATTAGACCTGCACTCAAAGACATTATTTGGACATGGGAAGGAGAACAGCAGCAACAACTACTAAAACAACAAGAGCAGCAAGAGCTACAGCCTTCTTATTTATGTGCATTGCAGGCAGCTTCGCCTCATACCACAAACTAA
- the LOC110651551 gene encoding CBL-interacting protein kinase 2-like isoform X2 — protein MGRLLGQGTFAKVHYARNLRTGTSVAIKIIDKEKVLKVGLMDQIKREISVMKLVRHPNIVELYEVMATKTKIYFVLEYIKGGELFNKVAKEKLKEDVARKYFEQLISAVDYCHSRGVSHRDLKPENLLLDEDGNLKVSDFGLSALAECKRQDGLLHTMCGTPAYVAPEVVKRKGYDGSKADIWSCGVILYVLLAGYLPFYDTNLMEMYRKIAKAEFISPSWFAPEVCELLSNILDPNPSTRISMAKIMENPWFHKDLEPQSLIVETDTKESAYLDYDAVFNVNESSCAVTESKQELGKPCNLNAFDIISYSAGFDLSGLFEEKEKKKELRFTSNKPASIIISKLEDIAKCLRLKIKKKDAGLLKFEGSKEGRKGALGIDAEIFEITPCFHLVEMKKSSGDTVEYQTVLKQEIRPALKDIIWTWEGEQQQQLLKQQEQQELQPSYLCALQAASPHTTN, from the coding sequence ATGGGTAGATTGTTGGGCCAAGGAACCTTTGCCAAGGTCCATTATGCTAGGAATCTTCGAACTGGTACGAGTGTAGCCATCAAGATAATTGACAAAGAGAAGGTACTGAAGGTTGGATTGATGGATCAGATCAAACGAGAAATTTCAGTTATGAAACTGGTTAGACATCCAAATATTGTAGAACTTTATGAGGTAATGGCTACCAAAACCAAGATTTACTTTGTCCTGGAGTATATTAAAGGTGGTGAGCTCTTCAACAAAGTGGCCAAGGAGAAGCTGAAGGAGGATGTTGCAAGAAAATATTTTGAACAGTTGATCAGTGCAGTTGATTATTGCCACAGTAGAGGAGTCTCTCATCGTGATCTGAAACCAGAAAACCTACTCTTGGATGAGGATGGGAATCTTAAGGTTTCAGATTTTGGTTTAAGTGCCCTAGCTGAATGTAAGCGACAGGATGGGTTACTTCATACAATGTGTGGGACCCCTGCTTATGTTGCTCCGGAAGTGGTAAAAAGAAAAGGGTATGATGGATCCAAAGCTGATATTTGGTCATGTGGGGTGATTTTGTATGTTCTACTGGCTGGGTATCTGCCATTCTATGACACAAATCTCATGGAGATGTATAGGAAAATTGCGAAGGCAGAATTTATATCCCCCAGTTGGTTTGCACCTGAAGTATGCGAGCTTCTATCAAACATCCTGGATCCAAACCCTAGCACAAGGATATCCATGGCCAAAATAATGGAAAATCCTTGGTTTCATAAGGATTTGGAACCTCAATCCCTAATTGTGGAGACAGACACAAAAGAATCAGCTTATCTGGATTATGATGCTGTGTTTAATGTGAATGAGAGTAGCTGTGCTGTCACAGAGTCCAAGCAAGAATTAGGAAAACCTTGCAACTTGAATGCGTTTGATATCATCTCCTATTCTGCAGGCTTTGACTTGTCTGGCTTGTTtgaggaaaaagagaagaagaaagagTTGCGGTTTACTTCAAACAAGCCTGCTTCAATCATCATCTCAAAGCTAGAAGACATTGCTAAGTGTCTGAGGCTGAAAATAAAGAAGAAGGACGCAGGCTTGTTGAAATTTGAAGGTTCAAAGGAAGGCAGGAAAGGAGCTTTGGGCATAGATGCAGAAATCTTTGAGATCACTCCTTGTTTTCATTTGGTGGAAATGAAAAAGTCCAGTGGAGATACGGTGGAGTATCAGACGGTATTGAAACAAGAGATTAGACCTGCACTCAAAGACATTATTTGGACATGGGAAGGAGAACAGCAGCAACAACTACTAAAACAACAAGAGCAGCAAGAGCTACAGCCTTCTTATTTATGTGCATTGCAGGCAGCTTCGCCTCATACCACAAACTAA